In Streptomyces sp. SN-593, a single genomic region encodes these proteins:
- a CDS encoding anthranilate synthase component I produces MDLATFRKLAVDRRVIPVTRRLLADGDTPVGLYRKLAGERVGTFLLESAEDSKAWSRYSFVGVRSDATLTARDGQAHWLGTPPVGVPVDGDPLAALRATVEALHTPRDLAGGMPPFTGGMVGYLGYDIVRRLERIGEHGSDELRLPELTMLLTSDMAVLDHWDGSVLLIANAINHNDRDTGVDEAYAGAVARLDAMEADLGRPVEHPPVVLPRSELPEYTTRWGGQDFRDAVEDVKERIRAGEAFQVVPSQRFETPCAASALDVYRVLRATNPSPYMYLLRFPGEDGGAEGGFDVVGSSPEALVKVEDGHAMVHPIAGTRPRGATPQADAALAEELLADPKERAEHLMLVDLGRNDLGRVCEPGSVEVVDFMSVERYSHVMHIVSTVTGRVAPGRTAFDVLTACFPAGTLSGAPKPRAMQIIEELEPARRGLYGGCVGYLDFAGDSDTAIAIRTALLRDGTAYVQAGAGIVADSDPVAEDTECRNKAAAVLRAVNTANRLHA; encoded by the coding sequence ATGGACCTCGCTACCTTCCGCAAGCTCGCCGTCGACCGCCGCGTCATCCCGGTCACCAGGAGACTGCTCGCGGACGGCGACACCCCGGTCGGCCTGTACCGGAAGCTCGCCGGCGAGCGCGTCGGCACCTTCCTGCTGGAGTCCGCGGAGGACAGCAAGGCGTGGTCCCGCTACAGCTTCGTCGGGGTCCGCTCGGACGCGACCCTGACCGCGCGCGACGGGCAGGCGCACTGGCTCGGCACGCCCCCGGTGGGCGTCCCGGTGGACGGCGACCCGCTGGCCGCGCTGCGGGCCACCGTGGAGGCGCTGCACACCCCGCGCGACCTGGCCGGCGGCATGCCCCCGTTCACCGGCGGCATGGTCGGCTACCTCGGCTACGACATCGTCCGGCGCCTGGAGCGGATCGGCGAGCACGGCAGCGACGAACTGCGGCTGCCCGAGCTGACGATGCTGCTCACCTCGGACATGGCCGTGCTGGACCACTGGGACGGCAGCGTGCTGCTGATCGCCAACGCGATCAACCACAACGACCGGGACACCGGCGTGGACGAGGCGTACGCCGGCGCGGTGGCGCGCTTGGACGCGATGGAGGCCGACCTCGGCCGCCCGGTCGAACACCCCCCGGTGGTGCTGCCGCGCTCGGAGCTGCCGGAGTACACCACCCGGTGGGGCGGCCAGGACTTCCGGGACGCGGTGGAGGACGTCAAGGAGCGCATCCGGGCCGGCGAGGCGTTCCAGGTGGTGCCCTCGCAGCGGTTCGAGACGCCGTGCGCGGCGAGCGCCCTGGACGTGTACCGGGTGCTGCGGGCCACCAACCCGAGCCCGTACATGTACCTGCTGCGCTTCCCCGGCGAGGACGGCGGCGCCGAGGGCGGCTTCGACGTGGTCGGGTCCAGCCCCGAGGCGCTGGTCAAGGTCGAGGACGGGCACGCCATGGTGCACCCGATCGCCGGCACCCGCCCGCGCGGCGCCACCCCGCAGGCCGACGCGGCGCTCGCCGAGGAACTCCTCGCCGACCCCAAGGAGCGCGCCGAGCACCTGATGCTGGTGGACCTCGGCCGCAACGACCTGGGCCGGGTCTGCGAGCCCGGCAGCGTGGAGGTGGTCGACTTCATGTCGGTCGAGCGGTACTCGCACGTGATGCACATCGTCTCGACCGTCACCGGCCGCGTCGCGCCCGGCCGCACCGCCTTCGACGTGCTCACCGCCTGCTTCCCCGCCGGCACGCTCTCCGGCGCGCCCAAGCCCCGCGCGATGCAGATCATCGAGGAACTGGAGCCCGCCAGGCGGGGGTTGTACGGCGGCTGCGTCGGCTACCTCGACTTCGCCGGCGACTCCGACACCGCGATCGCGATCCGCACCGCGCTGCTGCGCGACGGCACCGCCTACGTCCAGGCGGGCGCCGGCATCGTCGCGGACTCCGATCCCGTCGCGGAGGACACGGAGTGCCGCAACAAGGCCGCCGCCGTGCTGCGGGCGGTGAACACCGCCAACCGCCTCCACGCCTGA
- the hisI gene encoding phosphoribosyl-AMP cyclohydrolase, producing the protein MPSTSLDPAIAARLKRNPDGLVPAIAQQYDTGEVLMLGWMDDEALHRTLTTGRCTYWSRSRREYWVKGDTSGHVQHVRSVALDCDGDTILVRVDQTGAACHTGAPTCFDQDVLLEG; encoded by the coding sequence ATGCCCTCGACCTCGCTCGACCCCGCGATCGCCGCGCGCCTCAAACGCAACCCCGACGGTCTGGTTCCGGCCATCGCCCAGCAGTACGACACCGGTGAGGTGCTGATGCTCGGGTGGATGGACGACGAGGCGCTGCACCGCACGCTCACCACCGGCCGCTGCACCTACTGGAGCCGCAGCCGCCGGGAGTACTGGGTCAAGGGCGACACCTCCGGCCACGTGCAGCACGTCCGGTCCGTCGCCCTGGACTGCGACGGCGACACGATCCTCGTCCGCGTCGACCAGACCGGCGCCGCCTGCCACACCGGCGCCCCCACCTGCTTCGACCAGGACGTCCTCCTGGAGGGGTAG
- a CDS encoding TIGR03085 family metal-binding protein yields the protein MTTHAQRERLLLADLLERSGPDAPTLCAGWTARDLAAHVVVRERRGDAAVGALVPRLADRLERVRNEYAAKPYAELVQLIRTGPPRLSPFSLKQVDEASNTLEFYVHTEDVRRAAPDWTPRTIDPVFADALWARLERAARLLGRRSPVGLVLRCPDGRTVVAHKGTPVVTVTGEPAELTMFAFGRQAAAKVETEGPEEAVTKVREASLGV from the coding sequence ATGACGACCCATGCGCAGCGTGAACGTCTGCTCCTCGCCGATCTGCTGGAGCGTTCGGGGCCCGACGCCCCGACGCTCTGCGCGGGTTGGACCGCCAGGGACCTCGCCGCCCACGTGGTGGTCCGCGAACGCCGCGGCGACGCGGCCGTGGGGGCGCTGGTGCCCCGGCTGGCCGACCGCCTGGAGCGGGTCCGCAACGAGTACGCGGCGAAGCCGTACGCCGAACTGGTCCAGCTGATCAGGACCGGCCCGCCACGGCTGTCCCCCTTCTCCCTCAAGCAGGTTGACGAGGCGTCGAACACGCTGGAGTTCTACGTCCACACCGAGGACGTGCGCCGCGCCGCGCCGGACTGGACGCCGCGGACGATCGACCCGGTCTTCGCGGACGCGCTGTGGGCGCGGCTGGAGCGGGCCGCGCGCCTGCTCGGCCGGCGCAGTCCGGTCGGGCTGGTGCTGCGCTGCCCCGACGGGCGGACCGTCGTCGCGCACAAGGGCACGCCCGTCGTCACCGTGACCGGGGAGCCGGCCGAGCTGACGATGTTCGCCTTCGGCCGGCAGGCCGCGGCGAAGGTCGAGACGGAGGGCCCGGAGGAAGCGGTCACGAAGGTGCGCGAAGCGTCCCTGGGGGTGTAG